The genome window ACCGCGGCCGCCGCGGTCGCTGGGGCAGACATCGTCGTCACGATGCTCTTCGACGCCGACTCGGTGGCGTCGGCCATCGAGGACGCCGACCCCGCGCGCGGGACGTTGTGGATCCAGACGGCCACCGTCGGCATCGAGGGGACCGATCGGCTGGCGGCGCTGGCCGCGGAGCGCGGCCTGGTCTTCGTCGACGCGCCGGTGCTCGGGACGCGGAAGCCGGCCGAGGACGGGGCGTTGACCGTGCTGGCCTCCGGGCCGGACGACGTGCGGGGCCGGTGCGCCCCGATCTTCGACGCGATCGGCGCGAAGACGCTGTGGGTGGGGCCGGCCGGGCAGGGGTCGCGCCTGAAGCTGGTCGCCAACCTCTGGGTGGCCACCGTCACCACCGGGGTCGCCGAGGCGCTGGCGCTGGCCGGGAACCTCGGGCTCGACCCGGCGCTGTTCTTCGAGGCGGTCGGCGGTGGGGCCACCGACGCGCCGTACGTGCACGTCAAAGGCCGGGCGATGCTGGCCGGCAACTACGACCCCTCGTTCACGCTGGAAGGCGCGGCCAAGGACACCAGCCTGATCGTCGCGGCGGCGACCGGGTCCGGGCTCGAGCTGCGGGTGGCCCAGGCCGTCGCCGACGGGTTCGCGGCCGGGCTGGCCGCCGGGCGGGGTGACCTCGACATGGCCGCCGCCTACCTCAACTATCGCTCCGAGTGAGCGCCCGACCGCCGGGCCGGAGTGACCGCGCCGATACCGGACCGTCCCCTCGATCGGACGCGGGCACGCGTCCGGATCGGAGTACGCCAGAGACGGCCGGTCGGCCTCGGCGGCCGACCAAGATCGACCTGCAGACGGCCTACGGGCA of Cryptosporangium phraense contains these proteins:
- a CDS encoding NAD(P)-dependent oxidoreductase, translated to MGDTTVAVLGTGIMGSGMARNIAAAGLPLRVWNRTRSKAEPLAAVGAVVSDTAAAAVAGADIVVTMLFDADSVASAIEDADPARGTLWIQTATVGIEGTDRLAALAAERGLVFVDAPVLGTRKPAEDGALTVLASGPDDVRGRCAPIFDAIGAKTLWVGPAGQGSRLKLVANLWVATVTTGVAEALALAGNLGLDPALFFEAVGGGATDAPYVHVKGRAMLAGNYDPSFTLEGAAKDTSLIVAAATGSGLELRVAQAVADGFAAGLAAGRGDLDMAAAYLNYRSE